A single window of Penaeus chinensis breed Huanghai No. 1 chromosome 9, ASM1920278v2, whole genome shotgun sequence DNA harbors:
- the LOC125029011 gene encoding uncharacterized protein LOC125029011, whose protein sequence is MYSRTPSPLTPEAQRLGTREYIRAFDTDTRVDDSAEFLECYSLERGHTNAKITVLSAGRHGGAPDCYEECELDGSYSEFVETQWAKGSVSEVEPISDSIHGSEREVSHDIGSDTESVVVSAPLHGPTTVRCVCVCNKKGCEYVNKPYDLHSIRESPAGKMSRRYRLVTWLRSFIPPTAQSPTIDTVDVGSRVYPEKKSKIVRLFRSQRFRRSRVRAPEGEVAPNTVEGLGKSLTSLNVVKKSVFPGEMRRLKACDVSIPRSIGVMIGVTLILLGVTYDHGVKHGVDNLLQECWSWLRTSYMNFGDEFVSYNSLFFRITNSEVLGEPYPRYGLNGTKKESSNTTKFQEAINKVDPKFLFILEGLRLSVQLFFFSINDKAELTSKEVVVHEKGPLFFRISFKRTAGLQVDYVPERSSMTLSTPFHVYDLMKMIITSNGLPYFGMHMNDFHKTNPSALLTMIINNLKKFNVDTTFLSSIQAQISKGRVKRSPEDPDTPDASTAAPTTVRDPETTEKASTHNTSIPFTLDMPTPSKLRRRGTEGPSTAGSSVALITTPRASRLRRSTAEPKQSKSAWRSIAEISSKIFLPLPLDTKKTVLLPVPFIEKNLTLRYRHSVDMLGLPGYQFVLGNAIGSGGDSSSRSELYPSLSYSRVKDGERTESPSNTHLPRHRNNDRRKHLHRHSKHQNFLDNDMFRNSYNEVLGVVDLEPLLLETIGRLLLIGRYVERYPFWLSAPHFLSLTDHIGSANGTASDKGTKVKVLPQTSSQLSPTNSNLLLGVNGISANESLHGSFIYYHPILGVPINASLAVQLGIRPPEGMLHAHKLVPIMWARIQVEEIPLSLWYILWAACHLRETIMACFIITGLLVISCSLTCGKKKRGEDQEKPLEERPNSA, encoded by the coding sequence ATGTATTCGCGCACGCCGTCCCCGCTGACACCTGAGGCGCAGCGGCTGGGGACGAGGGAGTACATCCGCGCGTTCGATACTGACACGCGGGTGGACGACTCGGCGGAGTTCCTCGAGTGCTACTCCCTCGAGCGCGGCCACACCAACGCCAAGATCACCGTGCTCTCCGCGGGGCGACACGGCGGCGCTCCAGACTGCTACGAGGAGTGTGAGCTGGACGGGAGTTACTCGGAGTTCGTGGAGACCCAGTGGGCCAAGGGCAGCGTCAGCGAGGTGGAGCCCATCAGCGACAGCATCCACGGCAGCGAGAGGGAAGTCAGTCATGACATCGGAAGCGATACGGAAAGCGTCGTCGTCAGCGCCCCCTTGCACGGGCCGACGACGGTCaggtgcgtgtgcgtctgcaacAAGAAGGGCTGTGAGTATGTGAACAAGCCGTACGATTTGCACAGCATACGAGAGTCGCCCGCGGGCAAGATGTCTCGTCGGTACCGCCTCGTTACCTGGCTGAGGTCCTTCATCCCGCCGACGGCTCAGAGCCCGACGATAGACACGGTGGACGTCGGCTCGAGGGTGTACCCGGAGAAGAAGTCCAAGATCGTGCGGCTGTTCAGAAGTCAGAGATTTCGGAGGAGCCGCGTGAGGGCGCCTGAGGGCGAGGTCGCGCCCAACACGGTGGAGGGCCTCGGCAAGTCCCTCACGAGCCTCAACGTGGTGAAGAAGTCCGTCTTCCCCGGCGAGATGAGGAGACTCAAGGCGTGCGACGTCTCCATCCCGAGATCTATCGGGGTCATGATCGGGGTCACGCTCATCCTCCTGGGCGTGACCTATGACCACGGGGTAAAGCACGGCGTCGACAACCTCCTGCAGGAGTGTTGGTCGTGGCTCAGGACTAGTTACATGAACTTCGGGGACGAATTTGTCTCGTATAATAGCTTATTCTTTAGAATAACTAACTCAGAGGTTTTAGGAGAACCATATCCAAGGTACGGACTCAATGGTACTAAAAAAGAGAGTTCCAATACCACAAAATTCCAAGAAGCCATCAACAAAGTGGACCCCAAGTTCTTGTTCATCTTAGAAGGTTTAAGATTATCCGTCCAGTTATTCTTCTTCAGTATAAACGACAAAGCCGAGTTAACCAGCAAGGAAGTCGTCGTCCACGAAAAAGGTCCGCTCTTCTTCCGGATATCCTTCAAGAGAACGGCGGGGCTGCAGGTGGACTACGTGCCCGAGAGGTCCTCCATGACGCTCTCGACGCCCTTCCACGTGTATGacctgatgaagatgataatcactAGCAATGGTCTTCCATACTTCGGCATGCACATGAACGACTTCCACAAGACGAATCCGTCTGCGCTGCTAACGATGATCATCAACAACCTCAAGAAGTTCAACGTCGACACCACCTTCTTGTCGAGTATCCAGGCCCAGATCTCCAAGGGCAGGGTCAAGCGATCGCCGGAGGACCCCGACACGCCAGACGCCAGCACGGCCGCACCCACCACGGTGCGGGACCCAGAAACGACCGAGAAGGCAAGCACGCACAACACCTCGATTCCCTTCACGCTGGACATGCCCACTCCGTCGAAGCTGAGGCGCAGGGGCACGGAGGGACCCAGCACCGCCGGTAGCAGCGTTGCCCTGATCACGACGCCGAGGGCCAGCCGGCTCAGAAGGTCCACCGCGGAGCCCAAGCAGAGCAAGAGCGCTTGGAGGTCCATTGCAGAGATCTCGAGCAAGATATTCCTGCCGCTTCCTCTGGACACGAAGAAGACGGTGCTGCTGCCGGTGCCCTTCATCGAGAAGAACTTGACGCTCCGCTACCGCCACTCCGTCGACATGCTGGGGCTCCCGGGGTACCAGTTCGTGCTGGGCAACGCCATCGGCAGCGGGGGGGACTCGTCCTCGCGCTCCGAGCTGTACCCCTCCCTCAGCTACTCGAGGGTCAAGGACGGAGAGCGGACGGAGTCTCCCTCAAACACGCACCTTCCGCGACACAGGAACAATGACAGAAGAAAGCACCTGCACAGACACTCCAAGCACCAAAACTTCCTCGACAATGACATGTTCAGAAACAGTTACAATGAGGTTCTGGGTGTCGTGGACCTCGAGCCACTCCTCCTCGAGACCATCGGGAGGCTGCTACTCATCGGGCGCTACGTGGAGCGCTACCCCTTCTGGCTGTCGGCGCCCCATTTCCTGTCCCTGACGGACCACATCGGCAGCGCCAACGGGACGGCGTCCGACAAGGGCACCAAGGTGAAGGTGCTGCCGCAGACCAGCTCGCAGCTCAGCCCCACCAACTCCAACCTCCTGCTGGGGGTGAACGGCATCTCCGCCAACGAGTCTCTCCACGGCTCCTTCATCTACTACCACCCCATCCTGGGCGTTCCCATCAATGCCTCTCTCGCCGTCCAACTAGGTATCCGCCCACCGGAGGGGATGCTCCACGCCCACAAGCTGGTCCCTATCATGTGGGCGAGAATACAGGTCGAGGAGATTCCCCTGAGCCTCTGGTATATCCTGTGGGCGGCGTGCCACCTGCGGGAGACCATCATGGCCTGCTTCATCATCACGGGCCTCCTCGTCATCAGCTGCTCCCTCACCTGCggcaaaaagaagaggggagaggaccaAGAAAAACCTCTGGAAGAACGTCCAAACAGTGCCTAG